CCTAGTGGAAAAGTCACCTTGATTGGGCACAGTTCTGGTGGAGTGATGTTGCGCCTCTATCTCAGCGATGAACCTTTCGATGGAAGTATTTATGCCGGTTCTAAAAAATGTGATCGCTTGGTTACGCTCGGAAGTCCTCATCAGGCAGTCCGCGCAACACCCTTGAGGGCGATGGTGGACCGCCGCTTTCCCGGATGTCATGAATCTGGAGTCGACTATGTCGCTATCGCGGGAATACTTGATTTGTCTAGTAATAATGCCTCAGCATTCAGCCGCAAGGGCGCTAATGCTAGTTACCTAAGAGCAATTGATGCTGATGACTGCCTCGGTGATGGACTGGTGCCAGTTGAGTCAGCTCTGCTTACAGGTGCCCGCTCTCTGATACAAGACGACACTGCTCATGGTGGCTTATTTGGTGAGATCTGGTATGCGTCTACGCAACGTCTTGAAGAGTGGTGGGACTTTGCAGTGAATAGTGAATTCTCACAAGAGAATGCCAATTCTCAAATTGATGCATAAATGAATTGCATAGCAGTACTCTTCTTGTTGACTGCTGCACATGGGCCTTCCTTCTTCATTGCTCCCACCAAACAGGCTCAAACACCCAACCTTCAGTTGTCAATAACCAGCTCGACTGAAAGCGCACGGTTCCTCTCTGACTACCTGAGATGTACTTGCTAACGCATCCATACCACCATCTGTGACGCCGTTGCTTTTCATCAACCCAATAGGCAATGTAGCTAAGTGGGTTAAGAGTAAGCACCCCCATCCTTGGTCATTGATTTGGCTTAAATTCGAAGCAGTTGCCACATGGTTTTACGTGAATTTCTTTTCCTGAAAATACAAAGCTTCCTCCGGCCAGGTTTTCGATATAGTCCATTGTAATGTTTTTTAAGTTATTTGCTTGTGCTTTTTCTGTAAATAACGTTAGGCCATTGCTTCTAGAGATAGGGGTTTCCAGATTTCCAGACGCGCTTACGGAAAACGACCAAGAGGCGCATCCGCCTTTGGTGACACCTAAAAACATTTTACCGGCAATGCCATCTTGCGATACGAGTGAAAGGCGCATTAATTCAGAAGCAGCAGTCGGAGTGATATAGACGTTCATTTGTGAATTGAATATTTTTTACCTTAACTTGTTTTGGCGGCATCCTCTCCACATTAAGTACATGCTCCGGTGTAAATAATACCTAGGAGTGTTTGTTTGCGATCGTCTCGAGGTTGTTAGTGCGATTCTCGTGGGTGCAACATGGGAATTTTGGTTAAGTCGTGAGAGGAGCTGCTTGGTATGGTCAACTATATGTTTCCTTTGCAAGCAAAAAACGTGGTTTTTTTGGATCGCATTTCACAATTCCAATTGCAAATTGCAGCTTCAGGAACAGATATGACTAATTAAATATTTTTGCCTTGCATAGGCTGTAAGGCCTCGATTCCACTTGGCATTCAAGAGCTCTGAATCGTTGCAGCTGCTTAGCTCTATCCGAGTGGATGCTGCCTTTATTGATTGAGGTTCAGAAGGAAAAGCTTTGCACTAGAGGCTTAAAAGTGATATTTGTTTGTCTTTGATTTTTAACTTTGATCTGTTAAGTGATCGCCGTTTGATGGGTGAACTGACTATGGCACAGTGTTCTCTTTATGCCATTTTGATGCCGCGTGCTTGATAGGCAGTGATGCTAATTGCTCCATTGTCTCGTTCACTTAGCTGGCCAAAACGACTCAGGCCGCTGTCGATTAGCTCAGCGAATGTTGGATCGAGGGCGGCGGCAAGAAGTGCTTCGCGCTCGGGTTCAATGAATTCGAGCAAGTAGCTACAGAGTTTCTGCAGTGTTGTGGTCTGGCTCGGGCACCAATGATGGATTCCCTGCATTTTGTTGCTTACTTCTCGGAATCCTGCCTGCTCCAGCAATGGTCCGAGTGCAGCCCCGGCATGAGCATTGCCATAACGATTGAAATGATCGATGAAGGCGCTGAGCATTGTTTCGATCGCGTGGTCTGGCGGGGAGACACGAAGAGTTGCGTAGTCAGTTTCTGTGATGTGAATCGTGCCGCCTGGTCGTAAAACCCGCAGTGCCTCGCGCAGCACCGCTATTGGATCTTGGAGATGCTCAACCACCCAGACCATCCTTATTCGATCGATTTGCCCTGTTGCCCATGGAAGGGAAGAGCCATCACCAACCTGCAGGTCCACTTGGTTCAGTCCGATTTCTTGGAGATACCGCCTGGCACCATTGATTTGTGCAGGGTTGATGTCGATTCCGCAAAGACTTGCCTCAGGGTGTTTCAGGCCAATTTGAGCGAGCACTGCACCCACTCCGCAGCCGATCTCCAGAAGCGTTTCATTGGCATGCAGTTCCAGGTTGCTTTCAAGAAGAGAGGCATGCTGTTCGGCCTGCTGGATTAGGCGTTGTTGTTCGCGTTGACTGCTGCCATGAATGTAAGTGCGTTCGCTCATGGTTGGTTGAGAAGGAAGAATGGGCAGAACAGATGCGGACATCTTGTTTTCGCATCACTTTTTTCTGCTCGCCACTAATCAGTTTGGTTGTGTGGAAAAGAAAGCGGCAATAGTTTTCGTGCAGGCTAGAGAGAGATGAGTAGCAGATTTCTTACGATAGTCCTTCTAATGGAATTTGATCTTCTCCAGAATGAGAAAAAAGAACAGCAATGGCCTGTGAATGCGACGAGAATATGCATCTATAACAGGATTTCTCAATTGGAAGTCTTGAGCCTGGTATTTATCAGCGGGGCAATACTGCAATAGTGTGACAGGAGTTGAACTCAGTACATCGTCTGGTGCATTCCTCTTCTTTTGTTAAAAGCTATAAAAGATCAGCAATTGACAAGCCGGGGGCATCGCTATCTCTATCGATCTTCCGACTGAATATTCACTAGCTGCGTCACCAGGGGATGTTGCTGGAGTTGGATAAAACGAGATCGCTATAGAAACGGTCTCATTTAAGGGTATGGCAACCCGTAATCTTTAGTCTTCTGCTGTCACGTGCCACGCAGTACGACGGCATAGTGATTACTCGATTAACAACAATGTCATTGTATTTAAATCCTGTGTCGAATGTCTAAAGCTGCTTCACCCTTAACCGACTCCCATTACCGTGAATCAACATGTGGGCTTTGGTTCTAGTTGGCTGCCTTGCAGTGCTGGCTGTAGGCGTTCAGATTGTGAACACTCAGCTGAGTGAAGACACTGGAGGAGTCGTTGAACGTCCTGAATCTTCCAGCTCTAAGAGATCAGAACAGAAGAAATAAGCCCTTCGCGATTTTTAACGGGGAATGCTCTAGGTCTTTCCCACCGGTAATGCCCCTTGAACGTCAGATGACAGTTGCTCTGCAGCAAGAGCTACTGATGGCACTCAGAGCTAATGACGTGCACAGCTACAAGAGTTGGTTGGTCCTTGGCATTGAACAGCTGGTAAGGGAATTAGTCGCTGAGGTGGAATCGGAATGGATGCTGTCTTTGTTGACTGAAGAGCAGCCAGGAGGGCAAGGTTTGAGTCTCCCTCTTCGAAGAGAGTTGTTGTCCTTCAGTTACCCTCGGGAACCTGCAAAATTCCACCGCATGTTTTTCGGCTCATGATGCAGTTGTGAGTTGATTGATGAGGCATGTGTCACAACGTCATCGAGCATCGCATTATTAATTGCTGCGTTGTGGGGGGTGGGCCTGCCGGACTCATGCTCGGTCTTTTGTTGGCTCGTCAGGGGATCAAGGTCACGGTGTTGGAGTCGCAGCTCGACTTTGATCGAGATTTCCGTGGAGACACTATTCACCCCGCGATTCTTGAGGCCCTTGATCAGATCGGCCTGGCTGAGCGTGTTCTTGAAATTCCACATGGCCGAATGGAGATGGCCCAGCTGTGTTCTGAGGGAATACTTACCAATTTGGCGGACTTTCGTCGCCTGAACACGCGTTACCCGTTTGTCGCCGTGCTTCCGCAAGTTGAGTTTCTTCAATGCATCGCTGGGGAGGCCAGCCGCTATTCCGGTTTCGAGCTGGTGATGGGGGCTCGGGTCGAGGAACTTATTCAGGAGAGAGGCTCCACTCATGGAGTGCGCTACAGAGATCGGCAGCATGAACTGCAAGAGGTTCGCGCCACTCTCACCGTGGGAGCAGATGGGCGATTTTCCAAGGTTCGCAGTCTCTGCGGCGCTGAATTGCAGAGAACCTCACCACCGATGGATGTGCTTTGGTTTCGTGTGCCTCGAAGGTCAGACGATCCCCATGATCAGTTCCGTTTCCACGTTGGTGGAGGGCATCTGGTTGTGCTTTTGGAACGTGACCAGGAGTGGCAGGTGGGTTATGTGCTCTTAAAAGGACAGTTTGCGGCCACCAAGGCCGCTGGTCTCGACGCTTTCCGCACGCATCTGAGTCGCCACGTTTCCTGGCTTGCAGATCGGGTACATGTGCTGCAGACCTGGAAGCAGATTGTGGTTTTATCCGTTGAATCCAGTTTCGTGAAGACGTGGCATCAGCCAGGGCTTCTTCTGATCGGCGATGCTGCCCATGTGATGTCCCCAATCGGTGGTGTAGGAATCAATGTGGCTATTCAGGATGCGATCTCGGCTGCAAATCTGCTTACAGAACCGCTAAAACGAGAATCCATCAGCTCAGATCAGTTGGCGACTGTGCAATTGCAGCGGGAGGGGGCAGTTCATTCAATTCAGGGGTTCCAGACCATGGTTCAGAACCGCATCATTAAGAACGCTCTCAACGATGCTGAACCCTTCAGGTTGCCTTTGCTGTTTCGAATCTTGCTCAAATTCCCAGTTGTGCGGAATGTGCCAGCGCGGATGATCGCCTTCGGAAGCAGGCCATCAAAAATTGCCGACAACTTGATTCACGATCACCGCAGGGAGGTGCCTCGCCAGTGATTCGCAGGATGCTCACATACATCGCCATCGAAGCCTGGAAGCGGTGCCCACCTAGGTGGTGACTTGCCGGAATTGTTTGCAGACACTCTGTTCGAATTCACCTCTTTCAAAAAAAGCACCAGACAAACAGGCTTCGCGCAGCTTGTCTGGTGCTGCATTCGGTGAGTTCCCTTTAGAGACAATCTGCTGCGGGACTAGCTTCTCCTCCCAGGCTTCAGCATCCCCAGTCATGGGAATCCATCTTTCCATCGCGAAGAACCCCGCTGCACCCAGAAAACCGCCAACAGCAGAACCGACAACGACATTCCTGGGACCTTCCATTGGTTGATGACGACTGTTGGCACAGTCGCTGAAACGGTGGTGAAGGCGCATCCCCCAAAAGAACCAAATCACTTTCTCCACGGGCATTGATGCGTGTACTTCCCATCAATCTCTGCATGGCCAGCTGCAACCAGTTGCTGCTGCACGTTTGAGCTATCCACAGACAGCTCAGCCCCGGTGCGGCCATAGCGGTCTGTCGTGATGCGTCTGATGCCTGCTTCACGACGAAGGCAGAGGCAAGGGTGGCGATGACATTTGACTCGTAAGCACCATATTTAGTGCTTGCTTGTCGCTTTAATGCGCCATATTTAGCGTTTGCCGATTAGCTCTTCCCAGGTGATTAATTCTGGTTGCTGTTTGGTTGTTTTGGACACGTTTGGTCTCGAAGATGAGTGGCCCCTCTCGGTAGGCAATGTTTTTCGATTCATTGAAAAAACGGTTATCTGTTCTCGCGCAGTGGGCTCTTTTTAAAGCTCTTTGGCGTGATCCATTACTAACACAATCGCTAGACCAAACGTTGATCACGTTGGGGGGATCACCTAAAAGTTGATCCAGACTTCCTTTAAGTGAAAACGCGACGACAAGCTAAAAACCACTGCAGCGTTGAATCATCTGACGATTGGTTGGAATCAAGATCCGTGCAGGCAGGCTCAGTGACTCCAGCAGGGGCGGCACCTGACCAAGATCTGCAAGCTCTGGGCACCCACTTGGCAAGGCGTTAACTGATGAGCCCCTGGGATGTAGTGAAATCACTCGATTTCGGTATGTTGTTCTTTTGGCAAGATTGAGGCAAGCCCACGTCAAGCCAATGAGGAAGAAAACAAGTCGAAGAAAGACTTGGCTATGGGTTGGATGTGGTCTCTTTGGTGCTGTAACAGGTTAAACAGGGCAGTGGTACTGGTTCATAGGTGCTTCGGTTTGTGCATTCCTTGCAATTAAGAGCAACTGAATGAGTGCGTTCACCCGCATGGGTAATGCAGGTTGCTGAGCTGTGGGTCTACGTTTTGCCCCATGGCTAAAACTGATGCACAAAAGGAACTTGAGCGGATTGAGCAGGAGCTGAATACAAGAGTTGCTCCACCAGCAGAAGAAAGCCGCATTGCAAGAGTTAACCGCAAGCAGCCCCATCTCGATGCAGTACTGATAGGCGTTGTTCTGCTGCTTGCCGCTTCATTCCTGCTCCCAATCATTAAGTCGCTGAATAATGAAAATATTGATTCGCTGAGTGCTGGCACTCTTGGCGGTGCCATAGGGCTGGCAGTTGGTTACGGAATAGGTCGCATTAGAAAATGAACCCAGAGCTAAGGGTCTTGCTCAGCGAGTTTTCTGAGGCACGATTCACTTGTGAGGAGGGCTTCTTCGCGGAGTGGAAACTAGGCAACACGCCCAACGAGAAGCCGAGAAACCCTGCCTTTGGTTGGAGTTTTCTTTACTTGTGGCGTTGCTTGCAGCCGTCCCTGTGGCGGCCATGCCGTTGGTCACGATCAG
The Synechococcus sp. CC9311 DNA segment above includes these coding regions:
- a CDS encoding alpha/beta fold hydrolase, which gives rise to MKNIDPQQPVVILGGFLITAEAYGPMAEWLKNQGVCDALVVPMTRLDWLLTIWKFGWRRVLDRVDDMVKQVQQQSPSGKVTLIGHSSGGVMLRLYLSDEPFDGSIYAGSKKCDRLVTLGSPHQAVRATPLRAMVDRRFPGCHESGVDYVAIAGILDLSSNNASAFSRKGANASYLRAIDADDCLGDGLVPVESALLTGARSLIQDDTAHGGLFGEIWYASTQRLEEWWDFAVNSEFSQENANSQIDA
- a CDS encoding FAD-dependent oxidoreductase — protein: MCHNVIEHRIINCCVVGGGPAGLMLGLLLARQGIKVTVLESQLDFDRDFRGDTIHPAILEALDQIGLAERVLEIPHGRMEMAQLCSEGILTNLADFRRLNTRYPFVAVLPQVEFLQCIAGEASRYSGFELVMGARVEELIQERGSTHGVRYRDRQHELQEVRATLTVGADGRFSKVRSLCGAELQRTSPPMDVLWFRVPRRSDDPHDQFRFHVGGGHLVVLLERDQEWQVGYVLLKGQFAATKAAGLDAFRTHLSRHVSWLADRVHVLQTWKQIVVLSVESSFVKTWHQPGLLLIGDAAHVMSPIGGVGINVAIQDAISAANLLTEPLKRESISSDQLATVQLQREGAVHSIQGFQTMVQNRIIKNALNDAEPFRLPLLFRILLKFPVVRNVPARMIAFGSRPSKIADNLIHDHRREVPRQ
- a CDS encoding thermonuclease family protein, whose amino-acid sequence is MWCLRVKCHRHPCLCLRREAGIRRITTDRYGRTGAELSVDSSNVQQQLVAAGHAEIDGKYTHQCPWRK
- a CDS encoding methyltransferase domain-containing protein, giving the protein MSASVLPILPSQPTMSERTYIHGSSQREQQRLIQQAEQHASLLESNLELHANETLLEIGCGVGAVLAQIGLKHPEASLCGIDINPAQINGARRYLQEIGLNQVDLQVGDGSSLPWATGQIDRIRMVWVVEHLQDPIAVLREALRVLRPGGTIHITETDYATLRVSPPDHAIETMLSAFIDHFNRYGNAHAGAALGPLLEQAGFREVSNKMQGIHHWCPSQTTTLQKLCSYLLEFIEPEREALLAAALDPTFAELIDSGLSRFGQLSERDNGAISITAYQARGIKMA